A region from the Salidesulfovibrio onnuriiensis genome encodes:
- the hutU gene encoding urocanate hydratase produces MTKRVITAPTGTKLTAKSWQTEAPLRMLQNNLDPMVAERPEDLIVYGGIGRAARNWECFDKILETLRELEDNETLLIQSGKPVGVFPTHENAPRVLIANSNLVPHWAHWEHFNELDRKGLMMFGQMTAGSWIYIGSQGIVQGTYETFVSMAEKHYNGDLKGKWVLTAGLGGMGGAQPLAAKFAGASMLAIECREERIQKRLDTGYLDMKADSLDHGLELIEKACSEGKAITVGVLGNAAEIYPELVKRGVRPDAVTDQTSAHDPLNGYLPKGWTVEEWEARQKTDEAGVMRAARESMVGHVQAMLDFQKMGIPTFDYGNNIRQEAFNMGLKNAFDFPGFVPAYIRDRFCTGKGPFRWAALSGDPEDIYKTDAKVKELIPDDKHLHNWLDMAQEHIHFQGLPARICWVGLGDRHRLGLAFNEMVRNGELKAPVVIGRDHLDSGSVASPNRETESMKDGSDAVSDWPILNCLLNCASGATWVSFHHGGGVGMGYAQHAGLVMLCDGTELADEKIARVLWNDPATGVMRHADAGYESAIACAKEKGLKLPMIK; encoded by the coding sequence ATGACCAAACGAGTGATCACCGCCCCCACCGGCACGAAACTGACCGCCAAGAGCTGGCAGACCGAAGCGCCCCTGCGCATGCTCCAGAACAACCTGGACCCCATGGTGGCGGAACGCCCCGAGGACCTCATCGTCTACGGCGGCATCGGCCGCGCCGCGCGCAACTGGGAATGCTTCGACAAGATTCTCGAAACCCTGCGCGAGCTGGAGGACAACGAGACCCTGCTCATCCAGTCCGGCAAACCCGTGGGCGTGTTCCCCACCCATGAGAACGCACCGCGCGTGCTCATCGCCAACTCCAACCTGGTGCCCCACTGGGCCCACTGGGAGCACTTCAACGAGCTGGACCGCAAGGGCCTGATGATGTTCGGCCAGATGACCGCCGGTTCCTGGATCTACATCGGCAGCCAGGGCATCGTGCAGGGCACCTATGAAACTTTCGTGAGCATGGCCGAAAAGCACTACAACGGCGACCTCAAGGGCAAGTGGGTCCTCACGGCGGGCCTCGGCGGCATGGGCGGAGCACAGCCCCTGGCCGCAAAGTTCGCGGGCGCTTCCATGCTGGCCATCGAATGCCGCGAGGAGCGCATCCAGAAGCGGCTGGACACCGGCTACCTGGACATGAAGGCCGATTCTTTGGACCATGGTTTGGAACTCATTGAAAAAGCTTGCAGTGAAGGCAAGGCCATCACCGTGGGAGTGCTCGGCAACGCCGCCGAAATCTACCCGGAACTGGTGAAGCGCGGCGTGCGCCCGGACGCCGTCACGGACCAGACCAGCGCCCACGACCCACTCAACGGGTACCTGCCCAAGGGCTGGACCGTGGAGGAATGGGAAGCCAGGCAGAAGACCGACGAGGCCGGAGTCATGCGGGCCGCACGCGAATCCATGGTCGGCCACGTGCAGGCCATGCTCGACTTCCAGAAGATGGGCATCCCCACCTTCGACTACGGCAACAACATCCGCCAGGAAGCCTTCAACATGGGCCTGAAAAACGCCTTCGACTTCCCCGGCTTCGTGCCCGCCTACATCCGCGACCGCTTCTGCACGGGCAAGGGCCCGTTCCGCTGGGCCGCCCTTTCCGGCGACCCCGAGGACATCTACAAGACCGACGCCAAGGTCAAGGAACTGATCCCGGACGACAAGCACCTGCACAACTGGCTGGACATGGCCCAGGAGCACATCCACTTCCAGGGCCTGCCCGCCCGCATCTGCTGGGTGGGCCTCGGCGACAGGCACCGCCTGGGCCTGGCCTTCAATGAAATGGTGCGCAACGGCGAGCTCAAGGCCCCGGTCGTCATCGGCCGCGACCACCTGGACTCCGGCTCGGTGGCCAGCCCCAACCGCGAGACCGAATCCATGAAGGACGGATCGGACGCTGTTTCCGACTGGCCCATCCTCAACTGCCTGCTCAACTGCGCTTCCGGCGCAACCTGGGTGAGCTTCCACCACGGCGGCGGCGTGGGCATGGGGTACGCCCAGCACGCGGGCCTGGTCATGCTCTGCGACGGCACCGAACTGGCCGACGAAAAGATCGCCCGGGTGCTCTGGAACGACCCGGCCACCGGCGTCATGCGCCATGCCGACGCGGGCTACGAGAGCGCCATTGCCTGCGCCAAGGAAAAAGGTCTCAAACTTCCCATGATCAAGTAG
- a CDS encoding formimidoylglutamase: protein MLPDSLLDMLRPFRTDFEAHDEHDVFLKDVALFNPDELAQATHVLVGCPQDVGVGRNNGRIGAAKAPSAIRQVLYRFKPPMDEGGNRLLDLGDVDVTGGLEPAHERLHSVVSALLREGKKVLVLGGGNDISLPDAHACADVLGEIAAINMDAHLDMRKADRIHSGTPYRNLIEGGHLKPENFHEVGIQVQANSPHYVSDAANMGVNIHTLSHLMQHGADMYFDGLFELLDGKPLFAGLDMDSVRASDAPGVSAPSPVGFTAEEVLNFAARCQAYDNTAVFEITEVNPDLDVDNRTARLAALVIYTYIYGWM, encoded by the coding sequence ATGCTGCCCGATAGCCTGCTGGACATGCTCCGGCCGTTCCGCACCGATTTCGAGGCCCACGACGAACACGACGTGTTCCTGAAGGACGTGGCCCTGTTCAACCCCGACGAACTGGCGCAGGCCACCCACGTGCTGGTGGGCTGCCCCCAGGACGTGGGCGTGGGCCGCAACAACGGCCGCATAGGCGCGGCCAAGGCCCCCAGCGCCATCCGCCAGGTGCTCTACCGGTTCAAGCCCCCCATGGACGAGGGCGGCAACCGGCTGCTGGACCTCGGCGACGTGGATGTGACCGGCGGCCTGGAACCGGCCCACGAACGGCTGCATTCCGTGGTCTCGGCCCTGCTGCGCGAGGGCAAGAAGGTGCTGGTCCTGGGCGGAGGCAACGACATTTCCCTGCCGGACGCCCATGCCTGCGCCGACGTGCTGGGCGAGATCGCGGCCATCAACATGGACGCCCACCTGGACATGCGCAAGGCCGACCGGATTCATTCGGGCACCCCCTACCGCAATCTCATCGAAGGCGGGCACCTCAAGCCCGAGAACTTCCACGAGGTGGGCATCCAGGTCCAGGCCAACTCGCCCCATTACGTGAGCGACGCCGCAAACATGGGCGTGAACATCCACACCCTGAGCCACCTGATGCAGCACGGCGCGGACATGTATTTCGACGGCCTGTTCGAGCTTCTGGACGGCAAGCCCCTGTTCGCGGGCCTGGACATGGACAGCGTGCGCGCCTCGGACGCCCCGGGCGTGAGCGCGCCCTCCCCCGTGGGCTTCACGGCCGAAGAGGTGCTCAACTTCGCGGCACGCTGCCAGGCATACGACAACACCGCGGTCTTCGAGATAACGGAAGTGAACCCGGACCTGGACGTGGACAACCGCACCGCACGGCTGGCCGCGCTCGTCATATACACTTACATCTACGGCTGGATGTAG
- a CDS encoding YkgJ family cysteine cluster protein has protein sequence MVAAVSGRGVREPGEEVQPSHPELADDPMGCFSLVGARCQEDMARTLNGDPSPGDVAQSVARANRWFDEALDSQEFSPPIACKRGCIHCCYNPVSLSQPEAVLLGLYLLAHWNEAELAALGRRAQTMASRIRGLSVEQMGEIRHELPCPLLMNGTCGAHSARPLVCRGWNSVDAGQCADSNAQGPMTMIESYEWPRTLAEAVQNGLLRGAREQGREVGFLRLANALVLMLEYGIEECVSGWLCKEPFFGRR, from the coding sequence GTGGTAGCCGCCGTTTCCGGGCGCGGCGTCCGGGAGCCGGGTGAGGAAGTGCAGCCGTCGCATCCCGAGCTCGCCGATGATCCCATGGGTTGTTTTTCCCTTGTCGGCGCCCGGTGTCAGGAGGATATGGCGCGGACCCTGAATGGGGATCCCTCCCCGGGCGACGTGGCCCAATCCGTGGCCCGCGCAAACCGATGGTTCGACGAGGCCCTTGATTCGCAAGAGTTTTCACCGCCCATAGCCTGCAAGCGCGGCTGTATTCACTGTTGCTACAACCCGGTTTCCCTTTCCCAGCCGGAGGCCGTCCTGTTGGGTCTGTATCTGCTTGCGCACTGGAACGAGGCGGAGCTTGCCGCCTTGGGACGGCGGGCGCAGACCATGGCGTCCCGCATCAGGGGGCTTTCCGTGGAGCAGATGGGCGAGATCCGCCATGAGCTTCCCTGTCCCCTGCTTATGAACGGAACCTGCGGGGCGCATTCGGCCCGTCCTTTGGTCTGCCGGGGGTGGAACAGTGTCGACGCCGGGCAGTGTGCGGACAGCAACGCCCAAGGTCCCATGACCATGATCGAGAGCTACGAATGGCCTCGCACCCTGGCCGAGGCCGTCCAGAACGGCCTGCTGCGCGGTGCGCGGGAGCAGGGGCGCGAGGTGGGCTTTCTGCGGCTGGCCAACGCCCTGGTGCTCATGCTGGAATACGGCATCGAGGAGTGCGTGTCTGGCTGGCTTTGCAAGGAGCCCTTTTTCGGGCGTCGGTGA
- the hutC gene encoding histidine utilization repressor: MPKKSLSSRIREHILLHIENGDWPPEHQVPAESELMKQFDASRMTVHRVLKELAAEGYIYRQRGLGSFVARRTPRSELLVITDISEEIVSRGGNYYCELKYLSAEPESALIAHVFGEHRAGSIARSKVVHYENGLPIQLEDRHVDLRTAPHYLEVDFTVTTAHKYLMKAAPLQRAEHELTAVLPNREQQVFLNIKPDEPCLLLRRKTWSRDRLVSYAELLYPGSRFSFGGVFEPKK; encoded by the coding sequence ATGCCCAAGAAAAGTCTTTCCTCCCGGATACGGGAACATATCCTCCTTCACATCGAAAACGGCGACTGGCCGCCCGAGCACCAGGTCCCGGCCGAATCCGAGCTCATGAAACAGTTCGACGCCAGCCGCATGACCGTGCACCGCGTGCTCAAGGAACTGGCCGCTGAAGGCTACATCTACCGCCAGCGCGGCCTGGGCTCCTTCGTGGCCCGACGCACCCCGCGCAGCGAGCTGCTGGTCATCACCGACATCTCCGAGGAGATCGTCTCGCGCGGCGGCAACTACTACTGCGAGCTCAAGTACCTTTCGGCCGAGCCGGAATCCGCGCTCATCGCCCACGTATTCGGCGAGCACCGGGCCGGTTCCATCGCCCGCTCCAAGGTGGTGCACTACGAAAACGGCCTGCCCATCCAGCTGGAGGACCGCCACGTGGACCTACGCACCGCGCCCCACTACCTGGAGGTGGATTTCACCGTCACCACCGCCCACAAGTACCTCATGAAGGCCGCGCCCCTGCAACGGGCGGAGCACGAGCTCACCGCCGTGCTGCCCAACCGCGAGCAGCAGGTCTTCCTGAACATAAAGCCGGACGAACCCTGCCTGCTGCTCAGGCGCAAGACCTGGTCGCGCGACAGACTCGTCTCCTACGCGGAACTGCTCTACCCGGGATCACGCTTCAGCTTCGGCGGCGTGTTCGAACCGAAAAAATAA
- the hutI gene encoding imidazolonepropionase produces the protein MSTLLIKNPSQIVSPRPGSLRGAALNDPVVRTGESVLVRDGRIEAVGPLAELDTPADARVLDASGKAVIPGLVDCHNHLVFGGSRADEFARRTAGATYEEIAASGGGIARTVQATRDAGKDELRELAEARVNRAMRHGVTTMEVKSGYGLDPATELKMLEVAAELDAIHPVDLVPTFLGAHSVPKGMSKADYLTQVKEMIPEAAKLARFCDVFCEQGYFTPAETVEIMELAVRHGMLPRLHADQFNAIGCVDVAIELGAVSVDHLEAMDEKGAKKLAASDVVGVLLPGVSLFLDIPYAPARTLIDAGCIPAIATDFNPGSNMTLNLPLMMSLACMQMRMSVDEALASVTQNAAHALRLERVGCIEPGWQADLLVLDTNNYRDLVYFYGENLVQTVIKKGVPHAAR, from the coding sequence ATGAGCACCCTGCTGATCAAGAACCCTTCACAGATCGTCTCGCCCCGCCCCGGCTCGCTCCGGGGTGCGGCGCTGAACGATCCGGTCGTCCGCACCGGCGAATCCGTGCTGGTGCGCGACGGCAGGATAGAAGCCGTCGGCCCCCTGGCCGAACTGGACACACCCGCAGACGCCAGAGTGCTGGACGCCTCGGGCAAGGCGGTTATCCCCGGGCTGGTGGATTGCCACAACCATCTGGTGTTCGGCGGCAGCCGGGCCGATGAATTCGCACGGCGAACCGCCGGGGCCACCTACGAGGAGATCGCGGCCTCGGGAGGCGGCATTGCCCGCACCGTGCAGGCCACGCGCGACGCCGGCAAGGACGAGCTGCGCGAACTGGCCGAGGCGCGCGTGAACCGGGCCATGCGCCACGGCGTGACCACCATGGAGGTCAAGTCCGGCTACGGCCTGGATCCGGCCACCGAGCTCAAGATGCTGGAGGTGGCGGCCGAGCTGGACGCCATTCATCCGGTGGATCTCGTGCCCACCTTCCTGGGCGCGCACTCCGTGCCCAAGGGCATGTCCAAGGCCGACTACCTGACCCAGGTCAAGGAAATGATCCCCGAGGCCGCCAAACTGGCCCGGTTCTGCGACGTGTTCTGCGAGCAGGGCTACTTCACCCCGGCGGAAACCGTGGAGATCATGGAGCTGGCCGTGAGGCACGGCATGCTGCCGCGCCTGCACGCGGACCAGTTCAACGCCATCGGCTGCGTGGACGTGGCCATCGAGCTGGGCGCGGTCTCCGTGGACCACCTGGAGGCCATGGACGAGAAAGGCGCGAAAAAGCTTGCCGCTTCGGACGTGGTGGGCGTACTCCTGCCCGGCGTGTCGCTCTTCCTGGACATCCCGTACGCACCGGCGCGCACGCTCATCGACGCGGGCTGCATCCCGGCCATTGCCACGGATTTCAACCCGGGATCCAACATGACGCTCAACCTGCCGCTCATGATGTCCCTGGCCTGCATGCAGATGCGCATGTCCGTGGACGAGGCGCTCGCGAGCGTCACCCAGAACGCGGCCCACGCCCTGCGCCTGGAAAGGGTGGGCTGCATCGAGCCGGGCTGGCAGGCCGACCTGCTGGTGCTGGATACGAACAATTACCGCGACCTGGTCTATTTTTACGGAGAAAACCTGGTACAGACCGTCATCAAGAAGGGGGTTCCCCATGCTGCCCGATAG
- a CDS encoding GNAT family N-acetyltransferase gives MTDSTVYGSGNAGGSLFHIVQGLGPGDVHYVLDMTSEAGVFGSDELTTAEELAWECAFQGAEGSNCIIQARVDDNGADRPVGFICFGRIPRWDGNWELYFIVVDENYRGQGVGTALLLEMEDRVRAAEGQSIYLETGCGNAFEGARAFYEMNDFSIESRFCKQFIPEEGNVAYCKHVGGDEYNENSGQ, from the coding sequence ATGACTGACAGTACCGTGTATGGTTCCGGCAATGCCGGCGGCTCCTTGTTCCACATCGTTCAGGGCCTCGGTCCGGGTGATGTCCATTACGTTCTAGACATGACGTCCGAGGCGGGCGTGTTCGGTTCCGACGAGCTGACCACCGCGGAGGAACTGGCCTGGGAGTGCGCCTTCCAGGGAGCCGAGGGTTCCAACTGCATCATCCAGGCCCGGGTCGACGACAACGGGGCCGACCGTCCTGTCGGGTTCATCTGCTTCGGGCGGATTCCACGCTGGGACGGCAACTGGGAGCTTTATTTCATCGTCGTTGACGAAAACTACCGGGGGCAGGGTGTCGGAACGGCCCTGCTTCTGGAAATGGAAGACCGGGTCCGGGCTGCCGAAGGGCAGAGCATTTACCTGGAGACCGGGTGCGGCAACGCGTTCGAGGGGGCGCGTGCCTTTTACGAGATGAACGATTTCAGCATTGAATCGCGTTTCTGCAAACAGTTTATCCCCGAGGAAGGCAATGTTGCCTACTGCAAGCATGTCGGCGGGGATGAGTATAATGAAAACAGTGGGCAATAG
- a CDS encoding HAL/PAL/TAL family ammonia-lyase → MVTIDSTQQLTLDRIMAVAHGETVELAPATRQMLAERRAQIEEYVTSQDIPAYGFNRGFGHNVDISVREELLSELQKNLILSHAVGAGEPMAEPVVRIAMLLRANSLSRGYSGVRPVLVERLIDLLNHRITPVVPELGSVGASGDLAPLSHMAMALMGEGEVLYMDRRMTAAEALETAGLKPVELEMKEGLALNNGVQYMNALGLMACSQLTVLLKTAAVNTALVAQVMLAPDTYFRPDFHVVRPHPGARTVADWIWRVMQDSPIRNSHKDHKTDGQVQDPYNIRCAAQVLGSCHDLISQARAALLVEANSATDNPILLPGEDGRYTDIVSGGHFHGMPVAVQVYNLMQALSIMSSLAHMRSVRFVDPVRNKGLGRDLKWPLLAADDKSISSGMMMLEYTSASLTNDIWGQCMPSHLFNISTNSGQEDHVSMGTGLAVRLLKTLPKAAHVLAIELAYINQAISIRKRLETIPTEAELPDWVGHELGALKQRMNGHGEGVVFDASVTRQHPLSEEEKKLSPVSEKLFETIAERNLFPVVRQDRFMADDIRNLAEFVSDGGVCDTIESMIPLD, encoded by the coding sequence ATGGTCACCATAGACAGCACGCAACAACTCACCCTCGACAGGATCATGGCCGTGGCCCATGGCGAAACCGTGGAACTGGCCCCGGCCACGCGCCAGATGCTGGCCGAACGCCGCGCCCAGATCGAGGAATACGTCACCTCGCAGGATATCCCGGCCTACGGCTTCAACCGGGGCTTCGGCCACAATGTGGACATCTCGGTGCGCGAGGAACTGCTCTCCGAGCTACAGAAAAACCTGATCCTCTCCCATGCGGTGGGCGCGGGCGAGCCCATGGCCGAGCCCGTGGTGCGCATCGCCATGCTCCTGCGCGCCAATTCCCTTTCCCGCGGCTACAGCGGCGTGCGCCCGGTGCTGGTGGAACGGCTCATAGACCTGCTCAACCACCGCATCACCCCGGTGGTGCCCGAGCTGGGATCCGTGGGAGCCTCCGGCGACCTGGCCCCGCTCTCGCACATGGCCATGGCCCTCATGGGCGAAGGCGAAGTCCTTTACATGGACCGGCGCATGACGGCGGCGGAGGCCCTGGAAACGGCCGGGCTGAAACCCGTCGAGCTGGAGATGAAGGAAGGCCTGGCCCTGAACAACGGGGTCCAGTACATGAACGCCCTCGGGCTCATGGCCTGCTCCCAGCTCACGGTGCTGCTCAAGACCGCCGCCGTGAACACGGCCCTGGTGGCCCAGGTCATGCTTGCGCCGGACACCTATTTCCGCCCGGATTTCCATGTGGTGCGGCCCCACCCGGGCGCGCGCACCGTGGCCGACTGGATCTGGCGGGTCATGCAGGATTCCCCGATCCGCAATTCGCACAAGGACCACAAGACCGACGGACAGGTGCAGGACCCGTACAACATCCGCTGCGCGGCCCAGGTGCTGGGCTCCTGCCACGACCTCATTTCCCAGGCGCGCGCCGCGCTGCTCGTCGAGGCGAACAGTGCCACGGACAACCCCATCCTGCTGCCCGGCGAGGACGGCAGATACACGGACATCGTCTCGGGCGGCCATTTCCACGGCATGCCCGTGGCCGTGCAAGTCTACAACCTCATGCAGGCCCTTTCCATCATGTCCAGCCTGGCCCACATGCGTTCGGTGCGCTTCGTGGACCCCGTGCGCAACAAGGGCCTGGGCCGCGACCTCAAGTGGCCGCTGCTGGCAGCGGACGACAAGTCCATCTCCAGCGGCATGATGATGCTCGAATACACCAGCGCGTCGCTGACCAACGACATCTGGGGCCAGTGCATGCCCAGCCACCTGTTCAACATCTCCACCAACTCGGGGCAGGAGGATCACGTGAGCATGGGCACCGGCCTGGCCGTGCGGCTCCTGAAAACCCTGCCCAAGGCCGCCCACGTGCTGGCCATCGAGCTGGCCTACATCAACCAGGCCATCAGCATCCGCAAGCGGTTGGAAACCATCCCCACCGAGGCCGAACTGCCCGACTGGGTCGGCCATGAACTGGGCGCCCTGAAGCAGCGCATGAACGGGCACGGGGAAGGCGTGGTCTTCGACGCCAGCGTCACCCGCCAGCATCCCCTGAGCGAAGAGGAGAAAAAACTCAGCCCGGTTTCCGAGAAGCTCTTCGAGACCATTGCCGAGCGCAATCTCTTCCCGGTGGTGCGCCAGGACCGCTTCATGGCCGACGACATCCGCAACCTCGCGGAATTCGTAAGCGACGGTGGCGTCTGCGACACGATTGAGTCAATGATTCCGCTCGATTGA